Proteins from one Pseudoliparis swirei isolate HS2019 ecotype Mariana Trench chromosome 22, NWPU_hadal_v1, whole genome shotgun sequence genomic window:
- the LOC130212858 gene encoding zymogen granule membrane protein 16-like — MSSHTRMFSFLFFAWLCTGCLGVPMLHYSYSPAVGGGSGTSYSTGGEEGRITGIRVYEQNNAYIKGIQVRYDAIWGDLIGLATGTAQELELIDDETIVQLSGKYYTNYVYQLMFVTSTGRSLVVGQPSYNSFNFYPTHPEAELKLLSGRFNSAGITSVGAHWATFRHQSNSTNVL, encoded by the exons atgtcttcacacaccaGAATGTTTTCCTTCCTGTTCTTCGCTTGGCTCTGCACCGGCTGCCTGGGTG TTCCCATGCTTCACTACTCCTACTCTCCTGCTGTTGGAGGAGGTAGTGGCACGTCCTActctacaggaggagaagaaggacggATTACCGGGATCAGAGTCTATGAGCAGAACAATGCCTACATCAAGGG GATCCAGGTGCGCTATGATGCCATTTGGGGTGATTTAATTGGTCTCGCAACAGGCACTGCACAAGAGCTGGAACTTATTGATGATGAGACCATTGTTCAG CTCTCTGGTAAATACTACACCAACTATGTCTATCAGTTAATGTTTGTTACCTCCACTGGACGCTCCCTGGTCGTCGGCCAGCCATCATAT AACTCCTTTAACTTCTACCCGACTCACCCGGAAGCAGAGCTCAAACTGCTGAGTGGCCGCTTCAATAGTGCTGGGATTACTTCAGTGGGAGCTCACTGGGCAACATTCAGGCATCAAAGCAACAGTACCAATGTCCTCTGA
- the LOC130213526 gene encoding ectonucleoside triphosphate diphosphohydrolase 3-like, which produces MASKRPMGSTCRVAGVLLLLLASIAALVAVAVIQDTWRFKEYGLEYGIVIDSGSSRSNVYLYEWPGEKQNQTGVVTERMNCRVAGAGISEMQVDPKKDEASWNGFRGCMLNITKAIPVEKQQSTLLFLGATAGMRLLHEKDEQKSNEILGSLREYLKTLPFSFQNASIITGQEEGLYGWVTVNYLMENLLTKHFWNIYAHPKGEKTIGSMDLGGASTQIAFAVQEDLQGPDYLHVKLYGYPYNVYTHSFLCYGKNEAGKRILDKIVKGSSDPSYILNPCYPEGYNITMKASAIYDTECTKKPKDYDPDRELLMVGTSSSDECGRLVKSIFDFKTCSSPQCSFDGIEQPPVEGDFMAYAGFFYTVRALGIEGMSDLDNFYDTVKNFCQSHWTVLRASEERKMISDDYLKSYCYSGHYVSLMLVNGYKFDKETWKNIVFQKEVEKTSIGWSLGYMLTMSNMIPSEVKEIHPLTNPVFAGLIFLFSALTIITVVFVFIFLVRACY; this is translated from the exons ATGGCTTCTAAGCGTCCGATGGGCTCCACGTGTCGCGTCGCaggagtgctgctgctgcttctggcCAGCATCGCTGCCCTTGTTGCtgtggcggtcatccaggacaCCTGGAGGTTCAAAGAGTACGGCTTGGAG TACGGCATCGTGATCGACTCGGGCTCGTCGCGCTCCAACGTGTACCTGTACGAGTGGCCGGGGGAGAAGCAGAACCAAACGGGAGTTGTGACTGAGAGGATGAACTGCCGGGTGGCCG GTGCCGGTATCTCAGAGATGCAAGTCGACCCGAAGAAGGACGAAGCCTCGTGGAATGGATTCCGTGGATGCATGCTCAACATCACTAAAGCCATCCCTGTTGAGAAGCAGCAGAGCACGCTCCTCTTCCTGGGAGCGACGGCTGGAATGAGACTGCTGCA TGAGAAGGATGAACAGAAGTCCAATGAAATCCTGGGAAGTCTCAGAGAATACCTGAAGACGCTGCCTTTCAGCTTCCAAAACGCTTCCATCATCACGGGTCAGGAGGAAGGGCTGTACGGCTGGGTCACGGTCAACTACCTCATGGAAAACCTCCTCACG AAACACTTTTGGAACATCTACGCACACCCAAAAGGGGAAAAGACCATCGGGTCCATGGACCTCGGGGGAGCGTCCACACAGATTGCCTTCGCGGTCCAGGAGGATCTCCAGGGACCGGACTACCTGCACGTCAAGCTGTACGGCTACCCGTACAACGTCTACACACACAGTTTCCTCTGCTACGGCAAAAATGAGGCTGGGAAGAGGATCCTGGACAAAATAGTGAAG GGATCATCCGACCCCTCCTACATTCTTAACCCTTGCTATCCTGAAGGTTACAACATCACCATGAAGGCCTCGGCTATTTACGACACCGAGTGCACAAAGAAGCCAAAGGACTACGACCCCGACCGAGAACTCCTGATGGTGGGAACCTCCAGCTCCGACGAGTGCGGCCGCTTGGTGAAGTCCATCTTTGATTTCAAGACGTGTTCCTCGCCCCAGTGCTCCTTCGACGGGATCGAGCAGCCGCCCGTCGAAGGAGATTTTATG GCATACGCGGGGTTCTTCTACACCGTGAGAGCGCTCGGGATTGAGGGAATGTCAGATCTGGATAACTTTTACGACACCGTGAAGAACTTCTGCCAGTCCCATTGGACAGTG CTGAGGGCATCTGAGGAAAGGAAGATGATCTCTGATGATTACCTGAAGTCTTACTGTTATTCGGGTCACTACGTCTCCTTAATGCTGGTGAATGGATACAAGTTTGACAAAGAGACCTGGAAAAACATTGTCTTCCAAAAAGAG GTCGAGAAAACCAGCATCGGTTGGAGTTTGGGCTACATGCTGACGATGTCCAACATGATCCCGTCTGAAGTGAAAGAAATCCACCCCCTGACCAACCCCGTGTTTGCCGGCCTCATCTTTCTCTTCTCGGCCCTAACGATCATAACGGTTGTCTTTGTTTTCATATTCCTGGTTCGCGCTTGCTACTGA